Sequence from the Syntrophorhabdus sp. genome:
CATCAGGGTGGATCGTCACGGATATGCTCTTCCCCACGACATCGTCGGCGCTCCGATACCCGAACATCTCCGCCAGTTTCCTGTTCACGTAGATATAGTCCTCTCCACGAACTATCGCCACGCCATCGTTCGAGTTTTCGACGGCTATCCTGTACCGCTCCTCCGACTCGCGCACGAGCCTTTCGGCGGCCTCTCTCTCGGTCACGTCCCTGCCCATGAAAAGGATACCGCCGCCTTCCCTTTGATTCAGGGCCATTCCGGTCCATTCGATGACCACGATGGAACCGTCGGGCCGGCTGGCGGTGACCCTGGCGGACCCGCCCGTTTTTCCGTTCTGCTGTATGGCCTCTAAACACCCGCGCACGGCCTCGGCCCCCGAGGTATCCAGAAAATCCTCCATCAGCCGGCCTATGAGGTCCCTCGGATGACCGATCCCGAAGAGGTTGTATGCCGCGCTGTTGGCGAATATGATCCGCCCGTCGGCAAGGGTGAGGATGGCGTCGGGAAGGATCTCGACGAGCTGGCGAAACCTCCTTTCACTCTCGAACAGGGCCTCTTCGACCCTTTTGCGCTCCGTGATGTCCTCGACGACGGAGACCACCCTCGCTATCTTGCCCCTCTCGTTCTTGAGGGGCGTGGAATTGACGCTGACATACGCCGTCGACCCGTCTTTCTTGACCATCTGGTACTGCTTGTTGTACGAAGAACCTTTCTTCACGACCTCCTTGAGTATCTCGAAGGCACGATAGAGGTGGTCGGGATGAAAAAGGGCGGCTATCGACCTCCCGATGACCTCCTCTCTCTCATAACCGAGAACCTCCCTGATCTTTCCGTTACAATCGACGATCTGCCCCTTCTTGTCGACTATGGCGATCAGGTTCGCCGCGGACTCGAAGATCGACCGGTAATTGTCCTCGCTCGCACGGAGCGCGAGACCGCCCTTCTTTATGGCGTCCCTCAACTTCCTGTGGTCCTTCAAAAGATCCAGAAGGTGTTCCGCCTTGAGGGTTTTCATCCCTTCCTGACCGGACATTATGGGGTCACGGAAGAGAAAGTTCTCGTAGATGTCGTCGCCGATGATGAGAGTGGGATAGGTTGCCAGGACACGGAACAGGGCGCCCGGTGAGAGCCGGTCGAGGCCGTACATGAAGACCATGAGGCACTTTTCGCTGACCATGGCCTCGACGCGGTCGATGGCGGCGGGAACCCAAAGGTTCTCCTCTCCGGCCTGGTTCAGCCGGACGGTGTCGTCAACGGCTATCCGCAGGGAGGTGTACGCCGGATCCGGTGTGTCCCCGGAGGGCAGAGGGTCCGGACCGATGAGGGCCATATCCCGTGCCAGCTTCTCGCACGAATCCGACTCGCTCTTTTCCACCTGGAGCTGACCTGCCGTCATGACGGAATCCACGTCGATCCCGCTTTGTCTCAGAGACTCGAGAAGATCGTCCGCGCTGTGATCCGCGGCAAAGTAGATGATCTTTTCTCTCTTATCCAGCCCCTGGCGGATAAAGGACAGAGCGAAGGCGTTCGCTTCCGACTCGCTCTCATAGAGAAAACAGTGATAGTCGCCTGGCTTTAGCGATCTGAGTCTTGTCACCTACCTACCCGCTGTAACCCCTGTTGTGTCACCGGACCCGTACCCAA
This genomic interval carries:
- a CDS encoding PAS domain S-box protein → MTRLRSLKPGDYHCFLYESESEANAFALSFIRQGLDKREKIIYFAADHSADDLLESLRQSGIDVDSVMTAGQLQVEKSESDSCEKLARDMALIGPDPLPSGDTPDPAYTSLRIAVDDTVRLNQAGEENLWVPAAIDRVEAMVSEKCLMVFMYGLDRLSPGALFRVLATYPTLIIGDDIYENFLFRDPIMSGQEGMKTLKAEHLLDLLKDHRKLRDAIKKGGLALRASEDNYRSIFESAANLIAIVDKKGQIVDCNGKIREVLGYEREEVIGRSIAALFHPDHLYRAFEILKEVVKKGSSYNKQYQMVKKDGSTAYVSVNSTPLKNERGKIARVVSVVEDITERKRVEEALFESERRFRQLVEILPDAILTLADGRIIFANSAAYNLFGIGHPRDLIGRLMEDFLDTSGAEAVRGCLEAIQQNGKTGGSARVTASRPDGSIVVIEWTGMALNQREGGGILFMGRDVTEREAAERLVRESEERYRIAVENSNDGVAIVRGEDYIYVNRKLAEMFGYRSADDVVGKSISVTIHPDDRKRVLAINHKRQKGEKVPDRYEFKGMHRDGSIIYIEVSATPVVYMGEPGSLVYLRDITGRKEMEDKLRMITRIFP